From one Plasmodium knowlesi strain H genome assembly, chromosome: 11 genomic stretch:
- a CDS encoding sphingomyelin synthase 2, putative, with product MTIEFKGENYEQSRKENEDRNGYTTGDNYKINVDIKMSNFASSNGTNTSNGDMHNLTKWKLFKVLFLRLAIALIFLVISLIIQGFFMIYSDSYYKRYTTPLSDRIHNLFENPPEWISYNLSNNLIALLSITFVQLILFNSVYLSMAIVCRFLYMLGFFYLLRGVLIYVTSLPATLETCVPLESGNFAFNLLQIVKINMNLVYVCSDLIISGHSFSTTIFLLFALFYMNNVVLKTLITFLCCFIYAFIIIGFIHYTSDVLLGFTFGIFIFTFYHLMLDMSAQYYIFNKLFEIKIISNKKNVQAKPFFLRCFLTRVFIRIIPLLEGLNYSIDYAISKNSDLSIFCICEKEFAMSMPATACSSQESSEENKICVNYSDHLFHSYAGDGTINFLLFKFLKTIKVN from the coding sequence ATGACGATCGaatttaagggggaaaattatgaacagtcCAGGAAAGAGAATGAAGACAGGAATGGCTACACAACTGGCGATAActacaaaataaatgtagACATAAAAATGAGTAACTTTGCCTCATCAAACGGAACAAATACAAGTAATGGTGACATGCACAATTTGACAAAGTGGAAACTATTCAAGGTATTATTCCTAAGGTTAGCAATcgcattaatatttttagtAATCTCCTTGATCATACAAGGATTTTTCATGATATATAGCGATTCATATTATAAGAGGTACACCACACCGTTGAGTGATCGAATTCACAATTTGTTTGAGAATCCACCTGAATGGATATCTTACAATTTGTCAAACAATTTAATAGCATTGTTGTCAATTACTTTCGTACAATTGATTTTGTTTAATAGTGTGTACTTGTCTATGGCCATTGTTTGTCGCTTCCTTTACATGCTgggctttttttatttattaaggGGCGTACTTATCTATGTCACTTCCCTTCCAGCCACATTGGAAACGTGTGTGCCTCTGGAAAGTGGAAACTTTGCATTTAATTTATTGCAAAtagttaaaataaatatgaactTAGTTTATGTATGTTCTGATTTGATTATATCTGGTCATTCCTTTTCAACGaccatatttttattgttcGCCCTTTTTTACATGAACAATGTTGTACTAAAGACCCTGATAACTTTCTTATGTTGTTTCATTTATGCGTTCATAATTATTGGGTTTATCCATTACACTTCCGATGTGTTGCTCGGATTTACTtttggcatttttattttcaccttttaCCATTTAATGCTAGACATGTCTGCTCAatattacatttttaataaattatttgaaattaaaattatttcaaataaaaaaaatgtgcaggccaaaccgttttttttaagatgTTTTCTTACCAGAGTGTTTATAAGAATAATTCCATTACTTGAGGGATTAAATTACTCTATAGATTATGCGATAAGTAAAAATTCAGACTTATCCATATTTTGTATTTGTGAGAAGGAGTTCGCTATGAGTATGCCCGCAACAGCATGTTCTTCGCAGGAGTCctcagaagaaaataaaatttgtgtCAATTATTCTGatcatttatttcattcctATGCTGGGGATGGCAcgattaattttttgttattcAAGTTTTTAAAGACAATTAAAGTGAACTAA